Part of the Drosophila santomea strain STO CAGO 1482 chromosome 2L, Prin_Dsan_1.1, whole genome shotgun sequence genome is shown below.
GgcatattacgtatacgtacgtatacgtaatgcagTTGCCCAGCGTAATGGAAAGCCATAAAAACGATTTATGGCAGTGCGAAAGAGTTGGCAACAGGGCAAGAGGGGTTAATCAAGGTCAAAACTCCCTGACACGACTTTAAAGTGATCTTTTATTCTCCTGGTCTTATTTTTATGCGATTTATTCTGTGATTTACAGAATAAGAAAGTACGATTTCTTGTCAATTAATTCTTAGTTAGAATAAGATATCAATATGAGTCCGAGACTGCAATAGTCTTGATATTATCATTCCGCCCCACAATTGATTGAGTTTGGGGATTTGCGGATATCATTAGCTGTCCCACATGACATTTGTGTGCGTCGCAGTCTGATTTAGCCATTTATATTCACATATCCAGCCCCCTGAGTCAACGAGAACTTAGGACTTCGTCGATGCTGGGTTGCAATTAATCGTTGAAAGGATTACACGCCCCTTTCGAGGAACTCTCATCTGGCCACTTAAGTGATGCTAATTTATGGACCCAGCACATCTTGTTTGCCCGTTGTCTCCAATAAATGAGGTCTTCCCCAGGGACTCTTCCACTGACTTTGCTCGTTTGCCACTCGGTTTGTCCGGTGTCACTTTCACCAGGAGTTTTGTGGTAAGTTTTAAGCCGAGATTAGGCGCCATTGTTGTCAGTTATGTCCACCGCTTTCTGCGACTTGCTTGCATTTCAGTGGGAGAACTTCAAAACaggaaaatcatttttaaaagatACCATGGTTTAACAAGCGTGTCAATTCATTATGACCATGCAAATTTTTGTTCTCTCACTTATAAAGGCAAAACTTAgttcaaattatttaatattatttaccCAGAATAATTTATAGCTCCTTTGAGCTAACCCTTAACGCAAAACAAACAGGCTCTTCtgccatcatcatcaaatTCATGCTGCCCTAATGAAAGGCATAGCAACGGGTCAAAGGACACCTTTGTGGCGTCCATTTGCATCCTGTTTCCAGCCCATCAATTTCAGCggattgttattgttgttatggTTGCGACACCATTCTGCAACCGCATCCGAATCCAAACCGCCTAATCAACGTGTGACTCGCGCACTAATGAACTACGGCCGCCAATTAGCCAAtgaccacgcccaccgcctccTCGTTCACCCGCGATTGACCGCAGAAGATTGAGTGGCACTGACCTGTCCCAAAGCTCGTTTGACCCATTGGCATTCATTGAAGGCCCAGCAATGTCATCAGTCAAAGGATAGCGAAGCTCCTTTGTGAAGTCCTTGAAATGCTCGAATATCGCAGCGTGCAGGAGGTCCTCGCGACAATGCCCCCCTTGTTATTGGTCAAGCTAGTCGTCTTGAATGCTGGGTACTCACAGTGAAACAGCTAAACAATGGAATGCTCTACTTGCACTGTAATATACATGAAACTATGAAACTGTTTAAAAATTGGAAACAAGTCAAGTGTATAAAATAAGCATTAAGTTACCAAAGCAAATCTAAAGAAATTCTCCGCGGATTTAACAGATACGCTAAGATACAGATACCTAGTTGCTGGTGcataatagaaaataaaatcgaaatgtGGATTGGATTCTGTTGGGTGTTGATCTTATTTGCCAGAAGCTCGAATGGCATCTACAATGGAGTAGAGGCAAAGTTCGACTTCTGGACCTTCATTGCCTCCGTGTGGGTAAATGGGTATCAGGAGTGCGGCGGCACAGTGATCGACAGTCGAATTATCCTGACAGCAGCGCAGTGTGTTAAGAATAAGCCGGTGAAGAAGATCACTGTCCGTGTGGGAACGCCGGATATCTATAGAGGTGGTAAAGTTATCAAGGTGACTGCGATGGCGGTGCATGAAAACTACAAGGAGTGGAACAACGATATCGCCCTCTTATGGCTAGAGAAGCCAGTGCTTTCCGAACGAGTGACCAACATTCCACTGCCCTTCAAAGAACCATCTGAAAACGAATATCCCAGCAATGCGGGATGGGGCGAGAAACTACTGGAGTCCTACGTTTCGCCCAGAAAACTGCAAAATGGAGTGACCAAAATCCGTCCCCGGAGCTTGTGCGTCGATGAACTTGTCGAACCCATTGGCAACGAGCTTCTCTGCGCCTTTTACGCCGAAAACGATATTTGTCCCGGCGATTATGGAGGTCCTTTGATCCTGGCCAACAAAGTGGTTGGCATCGCGGTGCAAGGACACGGCTGCGGGTATGCCATTCTGCCCTCGCTTTACACCAACGTCTTCCACTACCTGACATGGATAGAAGAGAACTCAAGGGAGCTCAagaaaaataactaaaaatagTATTAAGAAACAACGTTTTAGCAATACTAAAGGTTTCAAAATTGTAGGTATTTATTTGCAGATAAATGATGTAACTAGTAAATAGTATATTTTGACAATcgttttctaaatattttcttgAACTGTATATTTGAGCCAGTTGCGGAAGAAAGCAACATCTGCGTAGACCCCCGGATTTGTACCACAACCCGCTCCCCAGCTAACTATGCCAACAAGCTTTCTATTTTTCGTATCAACCAAGGGGCCACCGGAATCACCTTTACAAGTATCACCTTGATGTGCGTCGGCACAGATCATGTCGTTAGTCACTTTATAATTTATGTCTTTATAATAATTCTCGCATTCCGTTCTATTCAAAATAGTTACGTGAACGCCATGCAGTATTGGCCAATGAAATCCAGGGACTCGAGTAAGTCCCCATCCTGAGGCCAAAGTAATTGTTCCAGCATCGGGAGTATTTTCAGCTAGAGAAATTTCGTCTACTGCACTACCAAGTTTGAGAGGATCCTCCAAAATCAGCACAGCAACATCATACACTGGGTTAGGAAAATGCCGGTATTTTGGATGTTTAATGGCCTTTAGCACTCTTTGCACCTGACCACCTTTGCTCCAATATGAAGATCCAGCGCGAACTGATAGATCCTTCACGGCCACATTGTGAAGGCAATGAGCAGCAGTTAAAATAGTCCGATCACTGTAGATGACTCCACCGCAGCGATGTAGTGTGGCATTTAGCATCGACACTTGCCAAGGAACATATTCGATGGGGATGTAGTAACCTCGTACGATCCGTTCCTCTGGCCCAGGAATCTGAGAAGCAGAAACCAGGCCGGCAATTGATAAAGATAGTATAAGCTTCAAGCACATTACCGAGTTGTTGGACTTTTGTTTCGGATGTCTGGACTGAACATCGGTAGTCAGGCTTTTATAGGACTACCTTGTGTGTAATCCTAAGTTAAGGCAATCACTCACTTCTGCAAATAGCCAGGGCATATAAATCAGTAAGTTTATGGCCAACTTATCtttaaatcaacaaattgTTGGCAAGTGTGCTTATAATGCGAATACCATGCACCTACGGAGGTAAGCTTCGGttatcttttatttattttctaagtAGCTTAAGCTTGTCAGAAGAAGCTTCTTAgctttcaaaacaaattaatattcTAGAAATTCCATATACGAGTAAAAGTTGTCCAATAGCGTTTCAAACATGCGCTGCATATATGCTGTAAGAAAAACTAAAGTCAATGAGCCCATGATCACAAGCTTCGAAAGATGACGGCTTCTCTTTGATTTTTTCTGCCTCACAGGAACTTCCAGTTTATTGGCACAGATTGGACAGAGCTGCCTCAGCTGCAACTCCTTATCCACGGCATTTTTGACAAAACCACGAAGTGAATCCAGGCCAGAAATAGCCAACGGAAAGGGCTGGGCCTCCAGTCGAACTGGTAGACAGTTCGAAGAGATGTCTCTGCGAGAAGCTCCGCGAAAAATCTCCAAGATTGTCTGGCCATTTATATGATCTTGAGGCGCGAACATAGATATAATAATGAAGAGATGATTGTACCTCCCTTCCTCGTGGAAATCGAAGCACTTCAGACTTATGATGACCTCGCTGGAGGAATAAGGTTCTAGCCTGCCGGTACTCGGATTCACAGTATAGTGTCGCCAGGCATTCGATTTCACCTGGAAAAGTTGCTGGAGATAGAAGATAGATATACTTAAGTAGGAGGTACTTGATCTCACTTTGAAAAGAACCTTCCTATCGGTGGGATTCAGCAGGGTCATCATTCTCCATTGACTGTGTCCATAGGGGGCATAGAAAGTCAGCAGTTGAGGGCTCACGCTTAGCAACTCCATGCTGCCCACCAAAGTCACTCCTTTCAATTGATTTGTACTCGTGCCTTGTTCcctttttactatttttttccatttcgaaGGCAAGCGAAATGTGTCGGAAATATGCCAGCTATCGGAGTGTTTTTGACAGCATTTGCATATGCCACGAATCGATCCGGGTGCAGTTCATGTTTTCGCATTTAttgccaccagcagcagccgcacACAAATACTCCTCTTCCCAATCCTTGCCAGCGAATCGCTGACCACAGCTGGAGGCATCATCACGCATTAGCATTAGGCACTTTCCATGTTTTGGGGCAGCGCTTTGAAATTATTCGCAATCCATTGCACTTGTTCTGGCCGGCCAGCGTTTACgattctcattctcattcctatttcgattccgatttcgaATCCCACTACCAAATGGATGATGAACTCAGCTGTCCAGTTGCCTTTTTGGGTCATTAATTTCCCTGCGGAGTACTGCGGAGTGTGGTGAACAATTGATGATGCCATATGTGGGGCACTCTGGATAAATAATAGCACTGCGGGCAGTTTCGATTGATTCACGGATGCCGCTTTCCAGTTACATTTTATGTTTGCTTTTACCAGTTGAGCAATTGCAAAACTATTTGCACATTTTATGAATCAATACCAGTAGAATAGAACTAGAATCTCCATTAACTGATGATTACCCCTTATCATATCAATTAAGTTATTACAATTGTGGTTTTTatacaaaacattttattcaaaCACGCTTTTCACCTGTCTACAAATATTTCGTTTTCCGGCTACTCTTCCATTTCCAGCTCCTCTGGATGACGCTTCTCCTTTCGATTTCCTGTGCCCAAGTTACCCATGAATAATGTCATGAATCAGCTGCTTGTAGTCGACCAAGCCCTGTTCGTTGATCCTGCCCTTCAGCAGCTCGTCCACTTCCGAGCTGTTCATGGACTCCCCGGTCGTAGTTAAAATTCGCCGGAGTCTAATGGCGGGCATCCAGCCAGAATTATCCGTATCGAAGAGCCGCAGGCTGGATATGAACTGCAGCTCCTCGATCTGCTTTTCCGAGGGACTCGACATGCCGCCGTGTTTGCCAAAACTACAGTAGATTGCCATGACCTCGTCGAAGCAAATGCGCTGCATGGTGGAGGCCTCAAACTGGCGGACATGTTTGCTGACCATCGCCTCCGAGGGATTGGCGCCCATCGCACGGAGACAGACGCCCAGGTGGCGGATGGATATCTTATTGTCGCCGCGAGTGTCGTGCCCCAGGAACACCGCATGCATCTCCAGGATGCGGCTTTTCTCCGGCTTTGGGTtcgcagcaggagcaggaggaggagctgtcATGTCGCTTCGCCACTGCTGATTGCAGTCCGGTGTGTTCGATGATGTACGGATTGATGGCGGCGGGTGGAGTTGATTGGCTTTTCTGAACATCGTCAGGTTTGATTGTACGAGTAACGTTCACGGTTTATGGATTACGGATTTCGGGATGGACGACGTGTGCAGCCAATAATCTATGCTATGTTTGCTGTTAGGTGGCACACATGCTTTTGGGCAGATGGAAAACAATGATTGGAAGACACAGAAATATGATTATGCCGGACATGCTGACAGGTGAAAGACGACTGACTTGATTACGATTTCATTTACAAAAGTCAAAGGAAGATGgatatattgaaatttaatgaTAGAAACATAACAAGTCAGGCAAACTGGTTTGCTCACTCATCTAAGAATTTTTAACCATATTCGGAATTGAGGATACCTGTAATCCTAGGTAATTAGCACAGCTGATTGACTTCTTGTCAGTGCTGCATTCTAATGTCATTTTTAGTCAGATCTGTATTTGTAGGAAAACCAATCAGAAGCAACGAGGTAGTTGATCATCGGGAAGTGGATTGAGTCATTAAACAAATGAAGTTACGGCTAGAATCGACGTCAGAATGAACTTATCTACTTTTCAGCCCGCTTTTGCGGTGTTTCAAGTTGATGCCCTATATCCTGCCACAACTGTTCACGAAGTTATCTCGAGTGAACAGCTTCGTCCTGCACCGGTGAATAGATGGATTGGCATCGATGTCCTGGCCTTCTGGGCGGCATCCGTGTGGCTTTACCAAGTTATCAGCTAGGTTTTTGCTTCGCCCAGTGCTCATAATGCACTTTGcatgtaaaatatttaattaaatgaaaaatagcAAAGACCCGGGGAGAAACCAACACTTCGTTGGCCGTGGCATCCGCATGCCCACATGCCcgcatcctggcatcctggcgAGGCCgcaaaaaaagtttatttgttTCGTGGCTGCCTCAGTCAGTCTTCATTTATTGTAAATGAGTTTGCCCCGGACATGATGGTGGGTTTCGTGGGGGAAAAGGATCCATGccatgcatacatacatacatatatgcatgcGGGCCAAAGGATGCATATCGGATAAGAGTGCTCCGCACGCAAGTGACATTCCAATTCAATTCCGATTCCCaatgcaaataatttgcagCTGAATGCTATTAATGACGAAATGCTGGCTGCTGAATTCGCGGCTATGGCGagtatttttaataacatttactGAACACTCTGCCATCAAATAATTGCAAGTGAAATGCGCTTGGGCTTGGGAATATTCTAGTCGCAGGGACTCTGGATGACCGTGACGAAGTAATCCTCCTGCGGACACAGCAGCAGCTCGTGCTGATCGGTCCGCAGCCGCAGGAAGGTGAACTCGTTGGTGGCGTCCAGATCCAGGACCACCTGGCGCGCCTTCTCCCGCACGGTTTGCATCAGGGCCGCGTAGTGGAGGGTCAGGTTGTAGTCCAGGGTCGTCTTGATGGGAATGCCATCGTTATCCACCACCACTATGCCGATGACGTTCTTCATGGACTGAAAGCGCTTCAGCGTCTCCTCCACTTCGGCGGAcatacttttattttctttatatttattttatatttgagAATTTCGATGCTGACTAGTTGGCAAAGGGATGTTTTACTGCTACTGccataaatgcaaataaatgacAGCTCAGAGCATACTTGAAAAAACTAACTGACTTCACCAGAAGGCAAAAAAAGGCTATTTGAGCATTCAAAAGGAATAATCAGTTATATTTGTTATAATTCCCTTCGAGTTCTCAATACAGCGAATGCACAAGTTTTATATTAGCAAATTACTTACATTAAGAAGAAATATTCCATACACTACAACTATCTTTGCATACTTCCATTTCACTCCCGTGTAATTGGGGCAGCTTTGTCGTCTGACGGGTTCATTTCATCTGCCAGTTTAACGAGTCGATACAAGTTTTATGATGTTCGGCATAATCCGGGAGATCTCGGCGCTGTTGTGTCCGTAAATAAGCATTCAAGTTGGCAACAATGCCGGATGTCGGACTGCAAAAGTTTCGCTTTTGTGGATGGCAAAAGTAcggaaaattaattgaatgctgttgatgctgccAGTGCCCCATCCTTCATCCTTGGCTCCTGATCCGGATTCCGATGCTGCTCCTGTTCCGACTGCTGCTCCCGGACCACTCGAAATGCAGATGAAATGTTTGCATCAAGTTCGAGGCGGTGCGGAAATTATGCCACTCTTCCGGTTCGTCCAGACTCAGCCGCACAAAAGCCGGA
Proteins encoded:
- the LOC120450252 gene encoding LOW QUALITY PROTEIN: vesicle-associated membrane protein-associated protein B (The sequence of the model RefSeq protein was modified relative to this genomic sequence to represent the inferred CDS: deleted 1 base in 1 codon; substituted 1 base at 1 genomic stop codon), whose protein sequence is MQMLSKTLRXLAYFRHISLAFEMEKNSKREQGTSTNQLKGVTLVGSMELLSVSPQLLTFYAPYGHSQWRMMTLLNPTDRKVLFKVKSNAWRHYTVNPSTGRLEPYSSSEVIISLKCFDFHEEGRYNHLFIIISMFAPQDHINGQTILEIFRGASRRDISSNCLPVRLEAQPFPLAISGLDSLRGFVKNAVDKELQLRQLCPICANKLEVPVRQKKSKRSRHLSKLVIMGSLTLVFLTAYMQRMFETLLDNFYSYMEFLEY
- the LOC120450209 gene encoding myosin-2 essential light chain; this encodes MFRKANQLHPPPSIRTSSNTPDCNQQWRSDMTAPPPAPAANPKPEKSRILEMHAVFLGHDTRGDNKISIRHLGVCLRAMGANPSEAMVSKHVRQFEASTMQRICFDEVMAIYCSFGKHGGMSSPSEKQIEELQFISSLRLFDTDNSGWMPAIRLRRILTTTGESMNSSEVDELLKGRINEQGLVDYKQLIHDIIHG
- the LOC120450183 gene encoding hypodermin-B; the protein is MWIGFCWVLILFARSSNGIYNGVEAKFDFWTFIASVWVNGYQECGGTVIDSRIILTAAQCVKNKPVKKITVRVGTPDIYRGGKVIKVTAMAVHENYKEWNNDIALLWLEKPVLSERVTNIPLPFKEPSENEYPSNAGWGEKLLESYVSPRKLQNGVTKIRPRSLCVDELVEPIGNELLCAFYAENDICPGDYGGPLILANKVVGIAVQGHGCGYAILPSLYTNVFHYLTWIEENSRELKKNN
- the LOC120450243 gene encoding dynein light chain roadblock-type 2; the protein is MSAEVEETLKRFQSMKNVIGIVVVDNDGIPIKTTLDYNLTLHYAALMQTVREKARQVVLDLDATNEFTFLRLRTDQHELLLCPQEDYFVTVIQSPCD
- the LOC120450173 gene encoding trypsin beta: MCLKLILSLSIAGLVSASQIPGPEERIVRGYYIPIEYVPWQVSMLNATLHRCGGVIYSDRTILTAAHCLHNVAVKDLSVRAGSSYWSKGGQVQRVLKAIKHPKYRHFPNPVYDVAVLILEDPLKLGSAVDEISLAENTPDAGTITLASGWGLTRVPGFHWPILHGVHVTILNRTECENYYKDINYKVTNDMICADAHQGDTCKGDSGGPLVDTKNRKLVGIVSWGAGCGTNPGVYADVAFFRNWLKYTVQENI